A single genomic interval of Shewanella psychropiezotolerans harbors:
- a CDS encoding OprO/OprP family phosphate-selective porin, which yields MAYQNSKLSHTRSIKGRLGKLTNLAILVASVFAIPTSVLANDNSEIEDLKQQVANLSEKLDELSVSEISTSGGGLEVVSKDGKYSFEMGGRFQLDYNAFDGAYNADNGGETGSDLFPRRIRTYVEGQADNWDYKLLLDFSEGAEITMARLRYKGFKGGPVIKLGKIREDISMEALTSSKHITGISRSMLSNTMSPYFKYGVAAYQYFKDSGLRYAIGAYKGGSFGATGKDENDKLALSYTGRLTWSPIHNDGEVLHFGLWGSHRDMGGNKLSAKFARGEVRETNVRLVDYAAGGDTYAVDNLQQWGLEFAGVYGPMSLQAEYAKRDVQAVDSINDDSFDGYYVTASYFITGESRKYAKRGVFSSPTPLSTYGAWEVFARMSNFDATSETQGTEADVATIGVNYYLNKKIKFMANYLMSDVSGPGTQALVGDYDSGNAMTLRAQYLF from the coding sequence ATGGCCTATCAAAACAGTAAGTTAAGCCACACTCGCTCTATTAAAGGTAGATTAGGAAAATTAACAAACTTGGCAATACTTGTCGCAAGTGTCTTTGCCATACCAACATCGGTATTAGCGAATGATAATAGTGAAATAGAAGATTTAAAACAGCAAGTCGCAAATTTAAGTGAAAAATTAGATGAGCTATCCGTTAGTGAAATATCGACCTCTGGCGGTGGCTTAGAAGTTGTCAGTAAAGATGGCAAATACAGTTTCGAAATGGGCGGACGTTTCCAGCTCGATTACAACGCATTTGATGGCGCTTACAATGCCGATAATGGCGGTGAAACAGGCTCAGATCTGTTTCCCAGACGAATAAGAACCTATGTAGAAGGTCAAGCAGATAACTGGGATTATAAGTTACTGCTCGATTTTTCGGAAGGCGCCGAGATCACCATGGCGCGCCTGCGGTACAAGGGCTTCAAGGGGGGGCCGGTGATTAAGCTAGGTAAGATCCGTGAAGATATCAGCATGGAAGCTCTGACCAGTAGTAAGCACATCACGGGGATCTCACGCTCCATGTTGTCAAATACCATGTCTCCTTATTTTAAATATGGTGTGGCGGCGTATCAATATTTCAAAGATTCAGGTTTACGCTACGCCATAGGTGCATACAAGGGCGGCTCATTTGGCGCCACTGGCAAAGATGAAAACGATAAGTTAGCACTTTCCTACACAGGTCGTTTGACTTGGTCTCCGATTCATAATGATGGCGAAGTATTGCACTTTGGCTTGTGGGGCTCCCATCGTGATATGGGCGGCAATAAGTTGTCGGCTAAATTTGCTCGCGGTGAGGTTCGCGAGACCAATGTACGCCTGGTGGACTATGCGGCAGGCGGGGATACCTATGCGGTGGACAATCTGCAGCAGTGGGGATTGGAGTTTGCCGGGGTATATGGCCCTATGTCTTTGCAGGCTGAATACGCTAAGCGAGATGTGCAGGCGGTCGACTCGATCAACGATGATTCTTTCGATGGTTATTATGTGACAGCCAGTTACTTCATCACAGGCGAGAGCCGTAAATATGCTAAACGCGGCGTTTTTAGCTCACCGACACCACTTTCTACCTATGGTGCATGGGAAGTCTTTGCTCGCATGAGTAACTTCGATGCCACCTCGGAGACACAAGGTACAGAGGCCGATGTGGCCACCATAGGGGTGAACTACTACCTCAATAAGAAAATCAAGTTTATGGCTAACTATTTGATGTCTGATGTCAGTGGTCCCGGCACTCAGGCTTTAGTTGGGGATTATGACAGCGGTAATGCGATGACACTAAGAGCGCAATATCTTTTCTAA
- a CDS encoding tripartite tricarboxylate transporter substrate binding protein, producing the protein MKLTTFTSSAIAAVMLTMGMGAANASDSIDTSKIHFLIPGGPGGGWDGTARGTGEALLKSGMIENASYQNMSGGGGGKAIAYMIETAAKQTDTLMVNSTPIVVRSLTKVFPQSFRDLKPVAGTIADYGAFVVRANSKFQNWDEVVAEFKKNPRKVKFSGGSARGSLDHLVAAMAMQAGDVDVKRLVYVAYDAGGKAMAGLLSGETAILSTGVGEALNMAQSGEVRILAITSPKRVEAVPNVPTLTELGYDVVFANWRGFFAAPSMSDEKVAAYAKLLGGVQGTPEWNEIKARNGWVNLYNPDTEFYQFLENQEQVIGGLMKELGFLR; encoded by the coding sequence ATGAAACTGACAACATTTACCTCGAGTGCCATAGCTGCTGTGATGCTAACCATGGGAATGGGCGCGGCGAATGCGAGCGACAGTATCGATACAAGTAAGATCCACTTTCTCATTCCTGGTGGACCAGGCGGTGGATGGGATGGCACTGCCAGAGGCACAGGCGAGGCCTTGCTTAAATCCGGCATGATAGAAAATGCTTCTTATCAGAACATGTCCGGTGGTGGCGGTGGTAAGGCCATCGCTTACATGATTGAAACTGCGGCTAAGCAGACCGATACCTTGATGGTGAACTCGACACCGATTGTCGTTCGTTCACTGACTAAGGTGTTTCCACAGTCCTTTAGGGATCTTAAACCTGTGGCGGGAACCATTGCCGATTATGGTGCCTTCGTGGTCCGTGCTAATTCAAAGTTTCAGAACTGGGATGAAGTGGTTGCTGAATTTAAGAAGAACCCTAGAAAGGTGAAGTTCTCTGGCGGTTCGGCTCGAGGCAGCTTAGATCACTTAGTTGCTGCTATGGCGATGCAGGCTGGCGATGTTGACGTGAAACGTCTGGTTTATGTGGCTTATGACGCCGGCGGTAAGGCCATGGCGGGTTTGCTATCGGGTGAGACGGCTATCTTGTCGACCGGCGTCGGTGAGGCATTGAATATGGCCCAGAGTGGTGAGGTACGCATTCTCGCCATCACATCACCAAAGCGTGTCGAGGCAGTACCAAATGTGCCGACTCTGACAGAGCTGGGTTATGACGTGGTCTTCGCTAATTGGCGTGGTTTCTTCGCGGCTCCTTCTATGTCAGATGAGAAAGTTGCAGCCTATGCCAAGTTACTGGGCGGGGTTCAGGGAACCCCTGAATGGAATGAGATTAAGGCTCGTAATGGTTGGGTGAATCTCTATAACCCGGATACCGAGTTCTATCAGTTTCTCGAGAATCAGGAGCAAGTGATCGGTGGACTGATGAAAGAATTAGGTTTCTTAAGATAA
- a CDS encoding tripartite tricarboxylate transporter TctB family protein — translation MNISRDKLGALFFFIFSVCYGYYATQIPLYPGEEYDVFTSQTMPKIYAVTAMIVSALALFLAIIEERKSVFLKAGDKDRPYFDRKGWTQCGALIGLMFFYGGTIEALGFILSTIVFLIIGYLILDERRPKILFVASVPVVIVFWAIMTQLLGIYLSTGDIWS, via the coding sequence ATGAATATCAGTAGAGACAAGCTTGGGGCGTTGTTTTTTTTCATATTTAGCGTCTGTTATGGCTACTACGCCACGCAAATCCCTCTTTATCCCGGTGAAGAATACGATGTCTTCACCTCCCAGACTATGCCGAAGATCTATGCGGTTACGGCCATGATAGTGTCGGCTCTGGCGCTATTTCTAGCGATAATCGAAGAGAGGAAATCGGTATTTTTAAAGGCGGGAGATAAAGACAGACCTTATTTTGACCGCAAGGGCTGGACTCAGTGCGGCGCGCTTATCGGTTTGATGTTTTTCTACGGCGGCACCATAGAAGCATTGGGCTTCATCTTGTCTACCATAGTCTTCCTGATTATCGGTTATCTCATCTTAGATGAGCGCCGACCTAAAATCCTCTTCGTCGCTTCGGTGCCTGTGGTGATTGTCTTCTGGGCGATCATGACTCAGTTACTCGGCATCTATCTTTCAACTGGCGACATCTGGAGCTAA
- a CDS encoding tripartite tricarboxylate transporter permease, which yields MHDGILLGLETAFSMQNILFVIFGCFVGTFIGMLPGLGPITAIALMIPITYGIDPSSGMILMAGVYYGAIFGGSTSSILINAPGVAGTVATSFDGYPLARQGQAGKALALAAYSSFCGGTIAAVFLLVAAPMLSKVSLSFQSPDYFALLVLGLTAIAAFSNKGQFLKSIMMTLLGLMLATVGTDQASGVERFTFGQIDLLDGISFLLIAMSMFALSEALMSIIAKSKTKEGDLASIEQAVSTKVGSLKLTRAEIKEVAPTVARSSVLGFFVGVLPGAGATIASFLAYGLERNLASAKEKLKFGKGSLRGLAAPETANNAACSGSFVPLLTLGIPGSGTTAVMLGALMAYGIQPGPRLFIDNPEVFWSVIVSMYLGNIVLLFINLPLIPYIAKALALPKQLLTVLILFFSLIGVYLVSFNAFDIFMMACFAVIAIGLRLLNFGMSPLILGFILGGMLEQNLRRSLTLYDGSISFLWDRPITLTILIVASLILLLPKISELLRRGRKKTAEVN from the coding sequence ATGCATGATGGAATACTACTGGGTTTAGAGACTGCATTTTCGATGCAGAACATCTTATTTGTTATCTTCGGCTGCTTCGTCGGCACATTTATCGGCATGTTGCCCGGGCTTGGCCCTATCACAGCAATTGCCCTGATGATCCCCATCACCTATGGTATTGACCCGTCATCCGGGATGATCTTGATGGCAGGGGTCTATTACGGTGCTATTTTTGGTGGTTCTACCTCATCGATTTTGATTAATGCTCCGGGAGTTGCCGGCACCGTTGCGACTTCGTTCGATGGCTATCCTTTAGCGAGGCAAGGCCAAGCGGGTAAGGCGTTGGCGTTGGCGGCTTATTCTTCTTTCTGTGGCGGTACTATTGCGGCTGTTTTCCTGCTGGTGGCCGCGCCTATGTTGTCTAAGGTATCACTGAGCTTTCAGTCACCGGATTATTTTGCCTTGCTGGTATTGGGACTCACTGCGATAGCGGCTTTCTCCAATAAAGGACAGTTCCTTAAATCGATCATGATGACTCTGCTGGGATTGATGTTGGCGACGGTAGGCACGGATCAGGCATCCGGAGTCGAGCGCTTCACCTTCGGCCAGATAGATCTTCTCGATGGGATCAGTTTTCTCTTGATTGCCATGTCCATGTTTGCCCTCTCGGAAGCTTTGATGTCTATCATAGCCAAGAGCAAGACCAAAGAAGGTGATCTAGCATCGATAGAGCAAGCTGTTTCGACTAAGGTCGGCAGTTTGAAATTAACCAGGGCAGAGATCAAAGAGGTGGCCCCTACCGTGGCGCGCTCATCGGTATTGGGTTTCTTTGTCGGCGTGCTGCCGGGAGCGGGTGCGACTATAGCTTCCTTCCTGGCCTATGGTCTGGAGCGTAATCTGGCATCGGCTAAAGAGAAACTAAAGTTCGGCAAGGGTAGCCTACGTGGATTGGCGGCCCCTGAGACGGCCAACAATGCAGCCTGTAGCGGCTCATTTGTGCCCTTGTTAACCTTAGGGATACCAGGTTCCGGGACGACAGCTGTTATGTTAGGGGCATTGATGGCCTATGGTATTCAGCCTGGTCCAAGACTGTTTATCGATAATCCAGAGGTATTCTGGTCGGTTATAGTGTCCATGTATCTGGGAAATATCGTACTGCTATTTATCAATCTGCCGCTGATCCCTTACATCGCCAAGGCACTAGCCTTGCCTAAGCAACTGCTTACTGTGTTGATCTTGTTCTTCTCTCTGATCGGTGTGTATCTGGTATCGTTTAACGCCTTCGATATCTTTATGATGGCGTGTTTCGCTGTGATTGCCATCGGTCTCAGGTTACTCAATTTCGGCATGTCACCTTTGATCTTAGGCTTTATCTTGGGCGGCATGTTAGAGCAGAACCTGCGTCGTTCGTTAACACTCTACGATGGCTCTATTTCATTCCTCTGGGACAGACCCATTACCCTGACAATTCTGATCGTTGCGTCATTGATCTTGTTGCTACCTAAGATATCTGAGCTTTTAAGAAGAGGGAGAAAAAAGACTGCAGAAGTGAATTAA
- a CDS encoding ATP-binding protein: MISIVSTFKNLGLHNRLAFFSLSLIVIQTFGLGLVATYSLQTNLEEQIGKRALALSKSLVHHPIIIQGLINKDSASVQAFAEIIRHNTEARFIVVGDIDGIRYSHPNVSKLGKKMVGGDNTQALIYGESYISKAKGSLGISVRGKSPIYSPQGDIIGLVSVGFLEEDIDKVVDKFKRNLNFFFGLILLAGVGVTIYISKRYRDDIFGLEPEEIARTYTERKAVLASILEAIIVINEAGVITSVNPVALKLIGDVDKDKIVGSAIDDLLSLSPMLSADNAEVSWRDIEVDINGQLMILTKTPLLINGENKGAVLSFRLKDDIVVLSRKLSQVQQFSTMLQVQTHEYSNKLNTIGGLIQIGSVDEALELITSESSGYQEMIEFLITTIKDPVMAGFFLGKYNQARECNIEFIIESDSSLNDIPVHIPREKLVTILGNIIDNAFDASLKNSAKIHMVNLHMTDIGNDLIFEVVDSGGGIGSDLKANIFALGETTKAEMGHGIGMYLVKNALAQLGGSISISNAKGGGTIMTVYIPKQLGKRS; encoded by the coding sequence ATGATCTCTATCGTCTCAACGTTTAAAAATTTAGGTTTGCATAATCGTCTGGCCTTCTTCTCCCTGAGCCTGATCGTAATCCAAACTTTTGGCTTAGGGCTCGTTGCCACCTATAGCCTGCAAACCAATCTGGAAGAGCAGATTGGCAAACGTGCCTTAGCCTTGTCCAAGTCACTAGTCCATCATCCCATCATTATTCAAGGGCTTATCAATAAGGATAGTGCCTCGGTACAAGCCTTCGCAGAGATTATCCGTCATAACACAGAAGCCAGATTCATCGTTGTCGGTGATATCGATGGGATTCGTTATTCTCATCCAAACGTGAGCAAGTTAGGCAAGAAGATGGTGGGCGGAGACAACACGCAAGCCTTAATCTATGGTGAGTCTTATATTTCAAAGGCGAAGGGGTCTTTAGGTATCTCGGTTCGCGGTAAGAGCCCTATCTACTCGCCACAGGGAGACATAATCGGTCTGGTATCGGTAGGTTTTCTCGAAGAGGATATTGATAAGGTCGTAGATAAGTTTAAGCGTAATTTAAACTTCTTCTTTGGCTTGATACTCCTGGCGGGAGTGGGGGTAACCATCTATATATCCAAACGCTACCGAGATGATATCTTCGGGCTCGAACCCGAAGAGATTGCCCGTACTTATACCGAACGTAAGGCCGTGCTCGCCTCTATTCTTGAGGCTATCATAGTGATCAACGAAGCGGGAGTTATAACCAGTGTCAATCCGGTTGCATTGAAGCTTATCGGTGATGTAGACAAAGACAAGATTGTCGGCAGTGCTATCGATGATCTGCTGTCACTGTCTCCCATGCTGAGCGCCGATAATGCCGAGGTATCCTGGCGGGATATCGAGGTGGATATCAATGGTCAGTTGATGATCTTAACTAAGACCCCATTGTTGATTAACGGCGAAAATAAGGGAGCCGTGCTTAGCTTCAGGCTCAAGGATGACATAGTGGTGTTGAGTAGAAAACTGTCTCAGGTGCAGCAGTTCTCGACCATGTTACAAGTGCAGACCCATGAGTATTCTAATAAGCTCAATACCATAGGAGGCCTTATTCAAATTGGCTCCGTCGATGAGGCTCTGGAATTGATCACCAGTGAAAGCTCAGGTTATCAGGAGATGATCGAGTTTTTGATTACTACCATTAAAGATCCTGTGATGGCGGGGTTCTTCCTGGGTAAATACAATCAAGCCCGAGAGTGTAATATTGAATTTATCATAGAGTCAGATAGTAGCCTCAATGATATTCCAGTGCATATACCCAGAGAAAAGTTGGTCACGATTCTGGGAAATATCATAGATAATGCCTTCGATGCCAGCCTTAAAAACAGCGCTAAAATTCACATGGTTAATTTACATATGACAGATATAGGTAATGACCTCATATTTGAAGTTGTTGACTCTGGCGGCGGTATAGGGAGCGACTTGAAAGCGAATATTTTTGCATTAGGCGAAACCACTAAGGCCGAGATGGGCCATGGCATCGGCATGTACCTGGTAAAGAATGCACTGGCTCAGTTAGGCGGGTCGATATCTATATCTAATGCCAAGGGAGGCGGTACCATAATGACCGTGTATATCCCCAAGCAGCTGGGAAAACGGTCATAA
- a CDS encoding response regulator: protein MKVKNVLIVEDDARIATILAKTINKREEYEVIGIASNVTEAIDVIDCFAPELVFLDISLDSSCGLDVIKYIRQEIKENAPTVVMLTAAKDVEVIQKSVASGVFDYILKPISFSRLNQTLQRFADYSNKLETRQAFEQEDVDLFFGLQHGEELRSGAGSDKSEKLPLPKGVDSLTLEKIINAFRQDPATAYTAEVMADSIGISRTTARRYLEYLLSVDRVKADIEYGTVGRPERRYIFI, encoded by the coding sequence ATGAAAGTGAAAAATGTACTGATAGTTGAGGATGATGCCAGGATTGCCACGATCTTGGCCAAAACCATCAACAAACGAGAAGAGTATGAGGTCATAGGCATCGCCTCGAACGTGACTGAGGCGATAGATGTCATAGACTGCTTCGCACCGGAACTGGTGTTTTTGGATATTAGTCTGGACTCGAGTTGCGGCCTGGATGTGATCAAGTATATTCGTCAAGAGATAAAGGAAAATGCGCCGACTGTGGTGATGTTAACGGCCGCTAAAGATGTGGAGGTTATCCAAAAGTCTGTCGCTTCTGGTGTATTCGATTATATCCTTAAACCCATCTCTTTCTCACGTCTGAATCAGACCCTGCAACGTTTCGCGGATTATTCAAATAAGCTTGAGACCAGACAGGCGTTCGAGCAGGAAGATGTGGATCTCTTCTTTGGTCTGCAACATGGTGAAGAACTGAGATCTGGTGCTGGTTCTGATAAAAGTGAAAAATTGCCTTTGCCAAAAGGAGTCGATAGTCTGACTCTGGAGAAGATTATTAATGCTTTTAGGCAGGATCCTGCCACCGCATATACGGCGGAAGTGATGGCGGACAGCATTGGGATCAGTCGAACCACGGCCAGGCGTTATCTGGAGTATCTGCTGTCTGTCGATAGGGTGAAGGCCGATATCGAATATGGCACCGTGGGTCGCCCGGAGCGTCGTTACATCTTCATTTAA
- a CDS encoding TonB-dependent receptor, with the protein MKQVITPSLCALAITSLFANDLHAAAETVERIEVTGSRIKRTDIEGPSPIQSISKEDIANMGFDNLQQLLERMPANGAGAFSTRGNSQDSTANGGASISLRGLGPDATLVLINGRRVAASAFAEGITNSFVDINNIPVSAIERIDILKDGASAIYGSDAIAGVVNIVLRKDIEGIEINLGFGDATGTDYGEQTASLVWGIKSEKGSASIILDYFKNDTLAASEMGRFGTANQSPYGGEDYRSSRGFPGYFYVDGVKTIDPDCPADSATESGSCLFDYGPYNLTIPKSERVGAIGQFDYDFNDELTAFLEFAVQHNTSEAGGAPTPLDEDAGLTVPGTHPDNPWGQDIEIGRYRTVDAGARRWDIESDSMRLVVGLRGMINDWDWEVSAQRGRSKSTQTGDRSQGWVRTDYLQAEIDAGNYNPFGGTYNPQEVIDRITTSLVRQGESNITSYDASITGQAFTLAGRDIMMAAGAEYREEDVSDVPDEQFRRGLIFGTEAVSAQAARDQYAAYVEFSIPLTDNFELQLAGRYDHYSDFGSTTNPKVAFQWGMTEDLTARASWSTGFRAPSLAQIGLGPSEESNFFIDKYRCAADGVDCELLDYNTVFAGNPDLEAEESETWNVGMIWAPSQQFDLGFDIFSIVQDNKIDKLLLSDIYDANCNDQNSSICERSAAQPGQNLGPIDVIHSSFVNLGSQEVQGMDVSAHYRLELDSYGDIKFGLEWSYMHNFEKDNGVESVDYTGGYEYPENRWLATTNWMMDDFAANINLSYIGEFDDFNKTRTVESQLLVDMSGSYRFSEMFKLSVGVNNVFDEEPPFAIGDGDADLYGYAMAVHNPLGRYIYTKLTMNF; encoded by the coding sequence ATGAAGCAAGTAATAACACCTAGCCTGTGCGCGCTGGCTATCACCTCTCTGTTCGCTAATGACCTACATGCGGCAGCTGAAACCGTCGAACGAATCGAAGTGACGGGATCGCGTATCAAACGTACCGATATCGAAGGGCCATCGCCTATTCAATCGATCAGTAAGGAAGACATTGCTAATATGGGGTTCGATAACCTGCAGCAATTACTCGAACGTATGCCTGCCAACGGCGCAGGTGCATTTTCAACGCGTGGTAACAGCCAAGATTCTACAGCAAATGGTGGTGCCTCGATCAGTCTGCGTGGACTCGGTCCCGATGCCACACTCGTCTTGATTAACGGGCGCCGCGTTGCCGCCTCGGCTTTTGCCGAGGGCATTACCAATTCGTTCGTCGATATCAATAACATACCTGTATCAGCAATCGAACGTATCGATATCCTCAAAGATGGCGCGTCCGCTATCTATGGATCTGACGCTATCGCTGGTGTGGTCAATATTGTGCTTAGGAAAGACATTGAGGGCATAGAGATCAATCTGGGCTTCGGGGATGCGACCGGTACTGATTACGGCGAGCAGACAGCCAGTTTAGTTTGGGGGATAAAGTCTGAAAAGGGCAGTGCGTCGATTATCTTGGATTATTTTAAGAACGATACACTGGCCGCCAGTGAAATGGGGCGTTTCGGTACGGCGAACCAGAGTCCTTATGGCGGTGAAGATTATCGCTCATCCCGTGGTTTTCCCGGGTATTTTTATGTCGATGGTGTCAAGACTATCGACCCTGATTGTCCTGCTGATTCGGCAACTGAAAGCGGTAGCTGTCTGTTTGATTATGGCCCATACAACCTCACCATTCCTAAATCTGAGCGTGTAGGCGCTATCGGGCAGTTCGATTATGATTTTAATGACGAGCTGACAGCCTTCTTAGAGTTCGCGGTGCAACACAACACCTCTGAAGCTGGAGGTGCACCCACTCCTCTCGATGAAGATGCGGGTCTTACCGTTCCTGGTACTCATCCGGATAACCCCTGGGGCCAGGATATAGAGATTGGTCGTTATCGTACCGTCGATGCCGGGGCTCGCCGCTGGGATATTGAGTCTGACTCTATGCGATTAGTGGTAGGGCTTCGCGGCATGATCAATGACTGGGACTGGGAAGTATCCGCCCAGAGAGGGCGCAGTAAATCCACCCAGACGGGTGACCGATCTCAGGGCTGGGTAAGAACCGATTATCTGCAAGCAGAGATCGATGCTGGCAACTATAACCCCTTCGGTGGCACCTATAACCCTCAAGAAGTCATAGACCGCATCACCACGAGCTTAGTACGCCAAGGTGAATCTAATATTACTTCATATGATGCCAGCATTACTGGTCAGGCATTTACCTTAGCGGGTCGTGACATCATGATGGCAGCGGGCGCAGAATATCGCGAGGAAGATGTCAGCGATGTACCCGATGAACAGTTCAGAAGAGGTTTGATCTTCGGTACCGAAGCGGTTTCGGCACAGGCGGCTCGGGATCAGTATGCGGCTTATGTAGAGTTTTCTATCCCATTGACCGATAACTTCGAATTACAACTGGCGGGACGTTACGATCATTACAGCGATTTTGGCTCGACCACTAATCCTAAGGTCGCGTTCCAATGGGGAATGACAGAAGATCTTACCGCTCGAGCATCTTGGTCTACAGGCTTTAGGGCGCCATCTTTAGCTCAGATAGGTTTAGGCCCATCAGAGGAGAGTAACTTCTTTATCGATAAATATCGCTGTGCTGCAGATGGTGTGGATTGTGAATTACTGGACTATAACACGGTATTTGCCGGTAACCCTGATCTGGAAGCCGAAGAGTCAGAAACCTGGAACGTGGGCATGATCTGGGCACCGAGTCAGCAATTCGATCTGGGTTTTGATATTTTCAGCATCGTCCAGGATAACAAGATAGACAAGTTACTGCTGAGCGATATTTATGATGCAAACTGTAACGATCAAAATAGCAGTATCTGTGAACGCTCGGCCGCTCAACCGGGTCAGAACTTGGGGCCAATCGATGTTATTCATTCAAGCTTCGTGAACTTGGGTTCCCAAGAAGTGCAGGGTATGGATGTCTCTGCCCATTATAGGCTGGAGCTGGATAGTTATGGCGACATAAAGTTTGGCTTAGAGTGGAGTTATATGCATAACTTTGAGAAAGATAATGGTGTCGAGTCCGTCGATTATACCGGTGGCTATGAGTATCCCGAGAACCGTTGGTTGGCGACGACAAACTGGATGATGGATGATTTTGCCGCCAATATTAACCTGAGTTACATCGGGGAGTTTGATGATTTCAATAAGACACGTACCGTCGAATCTCAGCTTCTGGTGGATATGTCGGGCTCTTATCGCTTCAGCGAGATGTTTAAGCTGAGTGTCGGCGTGAATAACGTGTTTGACGAAGAGCCACCATTCGCCATCGGTGATGGTGATGCCGATCTCTATGGTTATGCGATGGCGGTGCATAATCCCTTGGGCCGATATATTTATACTAAGCTGACGATGAATTTTTAA
- a CDS encoding glutathione S-transferase family protein produces the protein MIKLYGVPRSRSLRVSWTLEELGLDWQYHYINFAKGDSRSPDFLAVNPCGKVPALVDDELVVTESAAIVLHLAEKYGDRKLLPQPGSDASALHHKWVSFIITELEQPLWTIGKHKFALPEEIRQESMFPVAKWEFDKAAAIAENWLPESDFLLGDELSVADILLAHTLVWATRFEQTIPPKLAAYRDRVSKRPAMAKALEKEMAGAE, from the coding sequence ATGATCAAGTTATATGGAGTACCCCGAAGTCGTTCACTACGTGTGTCATGGACCTTAGAAGAGCTGGGTTTGGATTGGCAGTATCACTATATTAACTTTGCCAAAGGCGATAGCCGCAGCCCCGATTTTCTTGCTGTGAACCCTTGCGGCAAGGTTCCTGCTTTAGTCGATGATGAGTTGGTGGTGACCGAGTCAGCTGCTATCGTGTTGCACCTAGCCGAGAAGTATGGCGACAGAAAGCTGTTACCACAACCTGGCAGCGATGCCTCTGCTTTGCATCATAAGTGGGTGAGTTTTATCATCACTGAGCTTGAGCAGCCGTTATGGACTATAGGCAAACACAAGTTTGCCTTGCCTGAAGAAATACGCCAAGAGAGCATGTTTCCTGTGGCGAAGTGGGAGTTCGATAAGGCGGCCGCTATTGCCGAAAATTGGCTTCCAGAGTCTGATTTCTTATTAGGCGATGAGTTAAGCGTCGCCGATATCTTACTGGCGCACACTTTAGTGTGGGCGACGCGATTCGAGCAAACTATTCCGCCTAAACTAGCGGCCTACCGTGACAGAGTGTCTAAGCGACCAGCCATGGCGAAAGCACTAGAGAAAGAGATGGCAGGTGCAGAATAA
- a CDS encoding DUF4447 family protein, which produces MSNNAGLNAIEFKFLRLSLGLTQAQVGELSKASEADVIAWEAGKKPVSGLAEKKLLEIDEIIEMQVLNTCDGIEELFKQEPKRRLSFVVYPTQAIYAQYNPEFLGSLPLTELYSTSAWRIKKECKLVLEVDVTLVALDVEAYKAYREKEDLKESREIRAKWAATQI; this is translated from the coding sequence ATGTCAAACAATGCTGGCTTGAATGCCATCGAATTTAAGTTTTTACGTCTGTCTCTGGGTCTGACACAGGCTCAGGTAGGCGAACTCAGCAAAGCCAGTGAAGCAGATGTCATCGCCTGGGAAGCGGGTAAAAAGCCCGTATCGGGACTAGCGGAGAAGAAGCTGTTAGAGATCGATGAGATCATCGAGATGCAAGTGCTCAACACCTGTGATGGCATCGAAGAACTATTCAAGCAGGAGCCTAAGCGTCGCCTTAGTTTTGTCGTCTATCCGACTCAAGCCATCTACGCTCAATATAACCCAGAGTTCTTAGGCTCACTGCCCCTGACCGAACTTTATAGCACATCTGCTTGGCGCATCAAGAAAGAGTGTAAGCTAGTGCTTGAAGTGGACGTGACGCTAGTGGCACTCGACGTCGAAGCCTACAAGGCTTACCGCGAGAAAGAAGACTTAAAAGAGAGCCGCGAGATCCGAGCGAAATGGGCGGCGACACAGATATAG